One Niabella beijingensis DNA window includes the following coding sequences:
- a CDS encoding alpha/beta hydrolase produces the protein MKSYNTNEAWKQLNALLPEDFQIKENNLPLEETWEWNGNLMHLDRYPRPDAKYRIFLHHGVGTNGRQMNMIFGHKMAELGYDVVAMDNLGYGMTEVNQKDVTYDNWVHSFADFVNTETKRDYKKPILYGLSAGGMLIYNAACYIDEVHGMIGMCFLQNDNKYVGNKTAKFKGTNWLVVPAMEKFSKTGLKTHLIAMKDVSKMECLVNNEEALKIFLKDDASAGAKVQLQFLADYMTYKLPIPVEEFDKCPIILTQPGDDRWCPLELSEISMEGIKAPYTVKILEGGGHYPMEEKALQRLVEYADEFIKGLK, from the coding sequence ATGAAATCTTACAACACAAACGAAGCGTGGAAACAATTGAATGCACTGCTTCCTGAAGATTTTCAAATCAAAGAAAATAACCTCCCCCTTGAAGAAACCTGGGAATGGAATGGCAATCTGATGCACCTTGATCGCTACCCTAGACCCGATGCGAAATACAGGATTTTTTTGCATCACGGCGTGGGTACAAACGGCAGGCAAATGAATATGATTTTTGGTCACAAAATGGCTGAATTAGGCTATGATGTAGTAGCAATGGACAACCTGGGTTACGGAATGACAGAAGTAAACCAGAAAGACGTAACTTACGATAACTGGGTACATTCATTTGCCGACTTTGTAAATACAGAAACGAAACGGGATTATAAGAAGCCAATACTCTACGGATTAAGCGCGGGCGGAATGCTAATATACAACGCAGCTTGCTATATAGATGAAGTGCACGGAATGATAGGGATGTGCTTTCTGCAAAACGACAATAAATATGTAGGTAACAAAACGGCAAAATTCAAAGGAACAAATTGGCTCGTTGTTCCTGCGATGGAAAAATTCTCAAAAACAGGATTAAAAACACATCTTATAGCTATGAAAGATGTATCAAAAATGGAATGTTTGGTTAACAATGAAGAAGCCTTAAAAATATTTTTAAAAGATGATGCATCAGCTGGTGCAAAAGTGCAACTGCAATTTTTAGCTGACTATATGACTTATAAATTGCCGATCCCTGTTGAAGAATTTGACAAATGTCCAATCATTTTAACCCAGCCCGGGGATGACCGGTGGTGCCCGTTAGAGTTGAGCGAAATTTCCATGGAAGGAATAAAAGCACCTTACACAGTAAAAATTCTTGAGGGCGGCGGACATTATCCAATGGAAGAAAAAGCATTGCAACGATTGGTGGAATATGCCGATGAATTTATAAAAGGATTAAAATAA
- a CDS encoding NAD(P)H-binding protein encodes MFDLIKHFTGKAPIDHIHEGIIQIVYANLSGPVDKMAKEIVLAMDTDNVKRLIFVTSLGIYKEVAGKSGEWNERMIGAALITYRKAAAIIEKSDLDYTIVRPSWLTNKDETDYETTQKGEPFVGTEVARKAVAAYITGIIKSPENDVKASIGVNKPGVYGIPQPFIKAKKQ; translated from the coding sequence TTGTTTGATCTGATCAAACATTTTACGGGTAAGGCTCCTATCGATCATATACACGAAGGAATTATTCAAATTGTTTATGCCAACCTTTCCGGTCCGGTTGACAAAATGGCCAAGGAAATTGTTTTAGCAATGGATACAGATAATGTGAAGCGCTTAATTTTTGTAACCTCTTTAGGCATTTATAAAGAGGTTGCGGGGAAATCCGGAGAATGGAACGAAAGGATGATCGGTGCTGCTTTAATTACCTACCGTAAGGCAGCTGCTATTATTGAAAAATCGGATTTAGATTACACCATTGTACGCCCTTCCTGGCTAACGAACAAGGACGAAACCGATTATGAAACGACTCAAAAAGGCGAACCATTTGTTGGTACAGAAGTGGCAAGAAAAGCCGTTGCCGCGTACATCACCGGCATTATTAAAAGTCCCGAGAACGATGTAAAAGCAAGCATCGGCGTAAATAAGCCCGGCGTTTACGGAATACCCCAGCCTTTTATTAAAGCTAAAAAACAATAA
- a CDS encoding phytanoyl-CoA dioxygenase family protein, which yields MSEILSKKEIGQFVSEGFIRIDNAFSSEIADAAVTILWNDLPCDRSDASTWTEPVFRLGLYTQPPFIESLNTPKLHHVFDQLIGENKWIPPQSVGTFPVRFPSDRQPDDTGKHVDAGFPGSDPGNYFEWRINIKSKGRALLLLVLYSDVSEKDAPTVIYEGSHIDVAQLLSEAGDSGFSFMELAGRLEGLPERKEVYATGKAGTVYLCHPFLVHSAQPHRGRAPRFMAQPPLLLRDELSVSGSDAGCSPVERAIRLALE from the coding sequence ATGTCAGAAATACTAAGCAAAAAGGAGATCGGGCAGTTTGTTTCCGAAGGTTTTATTCGCATCGATAATGCTTTTTCTAGTGAAATTGCAGATGCCGCTGTAACTATTTTATGGAATGACCTCCCTTGTGACAGGTCAGATGCTTCCACCTGGACGGAGCCGGTTTTCCGTTTGGGCTTATATACACAGCCGCCTTTTATTGAATCGCTCAACACGCCTAAGCTGCATCATGTTTTTGATCAGTTGATTGGTGAAAACAAATGGATTCCTCCTCAAAGTGTAGGAACATTCCCTGTAAGGTTTCCATCTGACCGGCAACCGGATGACACCGGCAAACATGTTGATGCCGGTTTTCCGGGCAGCGATCCGGGCAATTATTTTGAATGGCGCATCAATATTAAATCAAAAGGCCGGGCCTTATTACTGCTGGTATTGTATTCGGATGTCAGCGAAAAGGATGCGCCCACGGTCATTTATGAAGGGTCTCATATTGATGTTGCACAGCTATTATCTGAAGCGGGTGATTCTGGCTTTTCATTTATGGAACTCGCAGGCCGGTTGGAAGGGTTGCCGGAAAGAAAAGAGGTTTACGCAACGGGTAAGGCAGGAACCGTTTACCTGTGCCATCCGTTTTTGGTGCATTCAGCTCAACCTCACAGGGGGCGGGCACCCCGATTTATGGCGCAGCCCCCTTTACTACTGAGGGATGAATTGTCGGTTTCAGGTTCTGATGCCGGCTGTTCTCCCGTAGAGCGGGCGATTCGCCTGGCATTGGAGTAG
- a CDS encoding acyltransferase family protein produces MNNNNLSTKPHYPILDGLRGVAALIVVTFHLTEPLGTGHLDILVNHGYLAVDFFFLLSGFVIGYAYDDRWHKMTAGTFFKRRIERLQPMVVLGMTLGAIGFYFTDSTIWPLIHTIPLWKMLLVLLIGYTILPVPLSLDIRGWEEMHPLNSVGWSLFFEYIANILYAIGIRKFSKTALSILVLIAAIALAHLAITNGDVSGGWTLNAEQVRVGITRTMYPFFAGLLLSRITKPTRIKHAFLWCSLLIALVLYMPRIGGAEHLWMNGVYESVCIILVFPLIVYLGASGILHTRTERRICKFLGDISYPLYLVHYPLVYFYVAWISDHKGVTMVQVWPYALLILIGSIILAYASLKWYDEPVRKWLRKKLG; encoded by the coding sequence ATGAATAATAATAACCTTTCCACAAAGCCACACTATCCCATATTGGACGGATTACGTGGTGTTGCAGCCCTTATCGTTGTAACTTTTCATCTTACAGAGCCATTAGGAACCGGGCACCTGGATATCCTTGTCAACCACGGTTACCTGGCCGTTGACTTTTTCTTTCTGTTGTCCGGCTTTGTGATCGGCTATGCTTATGACGACCGCTGGCATAAAATGACCGCAGGCACGTTCTTTAAGCGCCGGATCGAACGGCTACAACCGATGGTGGTGTTGGGGATGACCCTGGGGGCAATCGGTTTCTATTTCACCGATTCAACGATCTGGCCGCTCATTCATACCATTCCCCTCTGGAAGATGTTGCTGGTGCTGCTCATCGGTTATACGATTCTGCCGGTTCCCTTATCACTGGATATACGGGGTTGGGAAGAAATGCATCCGCTCAACAGCGTAGGCTGGTCGCTGTTCTTTGAATACATTGCCAATATCCTGTATGCCATCGGCATCCGGAAGTTCTCCAAAACCGCACTGAGTATCCTGGTGCTGATTGCGGCCATAGCCCTCGCTCACCTGGCCATTACCAATGGCGATGTCAGCGGCGGCTGGACGTTAAACGCAGAACAGGTGCGCGTGGGTATCACCCGTACAATGTATCCTTTCTTTGCAGGACTGCTGCTTTCACGGATCACTAAACCCACCCGTATTAAACATGCTTTCTTGTGGTGCAGCCTCCTGATCGCCCTTGTTTTATATATGCCGCGCATCGGCGGCGCTGAACATCTTTGGATGAATGGCGTCTATGAATCTGTATGTATCATTCTTGTTTTTCCGCTCATTGTTTACCTGGGCGCCAGCGGCATCCTGCATACGCGGACGGAACGCAGGATCTGTAAATTCTTAGGTGACATATCCTATCCGCTTTACCTGGTACATTATCCGCTGGTCTATTTCTATGTTGCCTGGATCAGCGATCATAAAGGCGTTACCATGGTTCAAGTCTGGCCTTATGCCCTGCTGATCCTTATCGGGAGTATTATTCTGGCCTATGCCAGTTTGAAATGGTATGATGAGCCGGTTCGCAAATGGCTGAGAAAAAAACTGGGGTGA
- a CDS encoding helix-turn-helix domain-containing protein — MVKVTMHGPLEVVRQNMEAVSTVDFRNNFFQICLVVTGQGHLGVGCHRTAFRSGSVILLTPDDVHHFELEQPTEFLMVRFSSSYVRSFEWGKMNQMECILYYARHFTGCIMRTPDDNVLVRSIATSLLHTLEHPDLYQEDIVKHFVNALIVIAARNIEKAGPPAASENTDKKLLDIIHYIEEHIFDPAKLKAAVIGRAFGVSAGYIGQYFRRCSGETLQHFITQYKLRLIEHRLKFSDMRVHEIALEFGFTDESHLNKYFKKQKGVALTKYRKLQASKIGKREPSIIED; from the coding sequence ATGGTAAAAGTGACAATGCACGGCCCGCTCGAAGTGGTCCGGCAAAATATGGAAGCCGTATCTACTGTGGATTTCCGGAATAATTTCTTCCAGATCTGCCTGGTGGTGACCGGCCAGGGACATCTTGGGGTAGGATGCCACCGCACCGCATTCAGGTCCGGCAGCGTGATATTACTTACCCCGGATGATGTACATCATTTTGAACTGGAACAACCCACCGAATTCCTGATGGTTCGTTTCAGCAGCAGTTATGTCCGGTCCTTTGAATGGGGAAAGATGAACCAGATGGAATGTATCCTGTACTATGCACGTCACTTTACCGGATGCATTATGAGGACGCCCGATGATAATGTGCTTGTCCGGTCTATCGCCACTTCACTGTTACACACCCTGGAGCATCCCGACCTTTACCAGGAAGATATCGTAAAGCATTTTGTCAATGCCCTGATTGTTATTGCCGCCCGTAATATTGAAAAGGCAGGGCCTCCTGCCGCCTCGGAAAATACCGACAAAAAATTGCTGGATATTATTCATTATATCGAGGAGCACATCTTTGATCCTGCTAAACTGAAAGCTGCTGTGATCGGCAGGGCCTTTGGTGTCTCGGCCGGTTATATCGGACAGTATTTCCGGCGGTGTTCGGGTGAGACATTGCAGCATTTTATTACGCAGTATAAATTGCGCCTGATCGAACACCGGTTAAAATTCAGTGATATGCGGGTGCATGAGATCGCCCTGGAATTTGGCTTTACGGATGAAAGCCATTTGAACAAGTACTTTAAAAAACAGAAAGGGGTGGCGCTTACGAAATACCGGAAACTGCAGGCTTCGAAGATTGGAAAGAGAGAGCCATCGATAATCGAAGATTGA
- a CDS encoding MFS transporter, whose translation MMNQTKEKLTNPRALIAICLAALMFGLEITSVPVILPTLEKTLGSNFSQLQWIMNAYTIACTMVLMATGTLADRFGRKRVFIINVIGFGITSVICGIADTTELLIISRFFQGMTGGAMFICTIALLSHQFREEPQRSKAFAAWGIIAGVGLGFGPVIGSIISEVLNWRWVFLIHGALATGALLLIIPSITESKDPHAGRLDLTGILVLSAAVFALTYYITQGPEAGFTSTSSLLVLLVAVVLIIVFVIAETRHSYPMIDFRVFRIRRFSGAVMGCIGMNFSFWPLMVFLPLYFQAVLHYDTMTTGMCLLAYTLPTLLFPPIGERFSLRYGAGRVIPFGLLLIGAGFFIMYISGTAGKTSWLLLLSGCVLAGSGLGMINTPVTNTATAAVPGDRSGMASGIDVSSRLITLAINIALMGFLLLQGTFSYLKNAFPVTGSHELFELSWQLVAGSLTMEQITNRETAMGAPQLGLFGKALEQGFSRIFLYGAAGVSVLGLISFLIFNNASNQLSGVAKRPEN comes from the coding sequence ATGATGAATCAAACAAAAGAAAAATTGACAAACCCGCGGGCGCTGATAGCTATTTGCCTGGCAGCGCTGATGTTCGGACTGGAGATCACCAGCGTTCCGGTGATCCTGCCGACACTTGAAAAAACACTGGGCAGCAATTTTAGTCAGCTGCAATGGATCATGAATGCCTATACGATCGCCTGTACCATGGTGCTGATGGCTACAGGCACGCTGGCAGACCGTTTTGGGCGGAAGCGGGTATTTATCATCAATGTGATTGGCTTTGGCATCACTTCCGTTATCTGCGGCATTGCCGACACTACAGAATTGCTGATCATCAGCCGCTTTTTCCAGGGAATGACCGGCGGTGCCATGTTCATTTGTACCATCGCCCTGCTTTCCCACCAGTTTCGGGAGGAGCCGCAGCGAAGTAAAGCATTTGCCGCCTGGGGAATCATTGCCGGTGTCGGACTGGGCTTTGGCCCCGTCATTGGCAGTATCATCAGTGAGGTCTTAAACTGGAGATGGGTTTTCCTGATCCATGGCGCACTGGCGACCGGAGCATTACTGCTCATTATCCCCTCGATAACCGAATCAAAAGATCCCCATGCCGGCAGGCTGGACCTGACAGGGATACTGGTATTGTCGGCAGCCGTATTTGCACTCACCTATTATATCACACAAGGACCGGAAGCCGGCTTCACCAGTACCTCCTCGCTGCTTGTGCTGCTGGTTGCCGTGGTGCTGATCATTGTATTTGTTATAGCGGAAACACGCCATTCCTATCCGATGATCGACTTCCGGGTATTCCGGATACGGCGGTTCTCCGGTGCGGTCATGGGATGTATTGGAATGAACTTCTCCTTCTGGCCGTTAATGGTCTTTCTTCCCCTGTATTTCCAGGCCGTCCTGCATTATGATACAATGACCACCGGTATGTGTTTACTGGCCTATACCCTGCCCACCCTCCTGTTTCCACCCATCGGGGAGCGGTTCTCCCTGCGGTATGGCGCCGGACGTGTGATCCCGTTCGGCCTGCTGCTGATCGGAGCCGGTTTCTTTATCATGTACATAAGCGGCACTGCAGGCAAAACAAGCTGGCTATTGCTTTTATCAGGTTGTGTGCTGGCCGGCAGCGGTCTGGGTATGATCAATACACCTGTTACAAATACCGCTACCGCTGCAGTTCCGGGCGACCGCTCCGGCATGGCCTCGGGGATCGATGTAAGCAGCCGGCTGATCACCCTGGCGATCAATATCGCCCTGATGGGCTTTCTGCTGCTTCAGGGAACTTTTTCCTATCTGAAGAATGCATTCCCCGTTACCGGCTCACACGAATTATTTGAATTGTCCTGGCAACTGGTGGCCGGCAGCCTGACAATGGAACAGATCACAAACAGGGAAACGGCAATGGGAGCGCCGCAGCTGGGGCTTTTTGGTAAAGCGCTGGAACAGGGTTTCAGCAGGATCTTTTTGTACGGCGCTGCAGGTGTATCGGTATTGGGGCTGATCAGTTTCCTGATTTTTAATAATGCTTCCAATCAATTATCCGGGGTTGCTAAACGCCCCGAAAATTAA
- a CDS encoding BON domain-containing protein, with amino-acid sequence MKKVLAMIAIAAFAFALPSCKGKSDADIKTEVDAKLATNPDFAQLTSDVKDGAVTISGTVKDDATKTAVDPAVKEVKGVKSVVNNSTVPPPPPPPTINPDDMLKTAVTDAIKDHAGVKAEVKEGVVTLTGDIKKADLATLMQKVNAIHPRKVENKLTVK; translated from the coding sequence ATGAAAAAAGTTCTGGCCATGATTGCCATTGCTGCATTTGCTTTTGCGCTCCCCTCCTGTAAAGGAAAAAGCGATGCAGACATCAAAACAGAAGTGGATGCCAAATTAGCCACCAACCCTGATTTTGCGCAACTCACTTCCGATGTAAAAGACGGCGCTGTTACCATTTCCGGTACGGTAAAGGACGACGCCACAAAAACCGCAGTAGATCCTGCTGTAAAGGAAGTAAAGGGAGTAAAATCTGTGGTAAATAATTCAACAGTACCTCCTCCCCCTCCTCCGCCTACGATCAATCCTGATGACATGCTGAAAACGGCTGTTACAGATGCGATCAAAGATCATGCAGGTGTAAAGGCTGAAGTAAAAGAAGGTGTTGTAACACTTACCGGTGACATTAAAAAAGCTGATCTGGCTACATTAATGCAAAAAGTAAATGCAATACATCCTAGAAAAGTGGAGAATAAATTAACCGTAAAATAA
- a CDS encoding SH3 domain-containing protein codes for MALEEKYKALIDAANSSGVTNLAVREQDGVLYIDGDAPSGAVKDQLWSIYDQIDPNYTSGDLILNVNAKAEAGSKVRVATQETALNIRKGPGTDQPVVGKAQKDEIITLISQANDQWSSVRTDDGTEGYAYSQYLEPVA; via the coding sequence ATGGCACTCGAAGAAAAATACAAAGCATTGATTGATGCCGCCAACAGCTCCGGCGTAACAAACCTGGCTGTAAGAGAACAGGACGGCGTTTTATATATTGATGGTGATGCACCCAGCGGGGCAGTTAAAGACCAGCTTTGGAGCATCTACGATCAGATCGACCCTAACTATACCAGCGGGGACCTGATCCTGAATGTAAACGCAAAGGCAGAAGCCGGCTCCAAAGTACGTGTAGCCACCCAGGAAACTGCGCTGAACATCCGTAAAGGCCCCGGTACCGACCAACCGGTGGTGGGCAAGGCGCAGAAGGATGAGATCATCACCCTTATCAGCCAGGCAAATGATCAATGGTCTTCCGTTCGTACCGACGATGGTACCGAAGGATATGCCTACTCGCAATACCTGGAACCCGTTGCATAA